The DNA segment GAAAGTTACGATTTGCGATTCTCCTGATCCTGCCGTTCATGCCTCTGAGCCTCATTTATGCAGTCAACGATATGCCCATCGTTGCTTTCTTTCAGGGAGAGCATCATCAGTCTAGTTTTGGACGCTCAATGGTTTCTTTGGATTTTAACCATGATGGATATGACGATTTGGCAATATGTTCATCAGGTTACGGTTACATTTACCCTGGGACAATACATAGAGGACATGGAAAGCTCTATATATATTTTGGAACCAATGGATTCAACTCTAACACTTCTCCAGCATTAACTTATGAAGGCACTTACGATAGTACAAGGGTTGGCAGACAAATAAAAGGTATCTTCAGGGTTGGAGATGTCAGTGGAGATGGCTTTGATGATCTCTGTGTGTACGTAGAAGACCACATATCCTGGAACGAGAGTTATAAAAAACTGCTCTTTTTCTACGGAGGCACCGCCAATCTGGATAATCCTGATTATGTGATAGAACTATTTGGTAGCGTCTATCAGTTTGGTTGGGTGTATCGGTTAGGGGATTTTAACGGTGATGGTTGCGAAGACATGGGATTCGATTACATGCATTATCCTTCCTATCAGATTAGACAGTCAATTATATATGGAGGGTCATTTCAAGAAAAAGTTGTTTCTAATGGAGAAGCAAGTTATTCTTACTCATGTTCAATCCATGGCATCGGTGACATCAACAACGATGGCTACGCTGATTTTACCACGGCATTTGCCACTCCGGCCACAAATCCAACCCACAACCTGATCCGTCTTTATTATGGCAATGCTGCCGGGAATATTGATAATCCGATAACGCTTATCTATTGCCAGTATGGCGTCTCCAGGGGCAGCAAACCCCTGGGGGACATGAATGGCGACGGTTATGACGACTTCATGGGATACATTACTGATGAGGGGATGCATGCCTGGCTGGGTGGAACGAACATCAACTACGCTGTGCCTGATTTTGATATGGACCCGCCTTGGTATGGCGGAGAGTTTCAACGCTCGCTGGAGCATGGCGATTTCAATAACGATGGTTACGAAGACGCGGTTGGAGCGAAATTTGGGAGCGGGTTCGCGGTCTGGCTGGGCAAACAAAATGTCAACGGAACTGCTGATTATATACAGTACAACCCGGGGTATGAGAACTACGGCTATAGCCTGGTAACCGGAGATTTCAATGCCGATGGTTATGACGACATAGCCATAGCCGCATCACATGAATACGATCCCTGGCCAAGCGGCAATTTCAATGGTTATGTTTGGGTTTATGGAGGCAATGCCGAGCTTGAGGATACAACCGTCGGGGTTGAAGACTATCTCACGCCTGCAGTCGGGGCTCCGGAACGGCTCAGGGTGTTCCCCAATCCGGCCAGGACAGGGGATGTAGTCACACTCAGCTATGAAGGCGCGCCGCCGCTGAAAAGCGAACATTGTGAGGTCAGGCTGTTCAACATCAAGGGACAGGAGCTGTATTCCGGCAGGGCCAGCAGGCATCACAAAGGGCAAGGCTTTGATCTCTCCAAAGAGGCTCTGGACCGTTTGCCCGCCGGGATTTACCTTATCAGCCTGAATCCTGGTAACGGCAAAACCGCCACTGCCAGGCTTGTGGTGGCTGAATAAAGCTTCCTACCAAATCGGGGGCCTGGCGTCCAGCGAGCCCGTGAGCTTGGACTACAGGAGTTGCTGCTGTCGTCGATGCTCGTCCCTCGCTCGACGCCAGCAGGTAGCTCTGAAGATCAGGACTGTCCGTCATTCCAGTGCTTCCCCCTACTCCAATTGAACTTGAGCCCCAAAGTTTTCGTCAAGTCCCCAAACAAAAAAAGCGCTTTCATCAAGCGCCTGAAAGTTACTGGTGGCGAGACCCAGAATTGAACTGGGGACACAAGGCTTTTCAGGCCTCTGCTCTACCGGCTGAGCTATCTCGCCACAAGTGAAAGCATCAACTTTTGGAGCCGGGATTTTGTCAAGACAATTATCCCTTGTGACGGCTCCGCCGCTGTTTGGAAAAAGGGTTTGAGGGCTGTTGGGCTGAAACGGTTCAGATTTGGCCGGGCGTGGGTTCCAGCAGCAGCCCATCCTCCCATAACTTGCTGGGGATGCCCTTCAACAGGGAGCCAGGAGTATAATCGCCGGCAGCGTAGGCGCGGATGAAATGGTCGGAAAGACAGGTGGCAAGGCCATTGGCAACCTTTTCGCAGACGCCGCGGAGAGGAGTTTTGCTTTCCAGCAGCATCTGGGTGTAAGCTCGCTTCTTTGCATCGCTCAAAGCTGTAAGCTGCTTCACCCGGCGGTTTTTGACCAGATTCGGGATCTGGCCCGGCAGGGTGTCCGCGGGGGTGCCCCAACGACGGGAAAACGTAAAGGCGTGCAGATAGGCGATGTCGAGCTCGGAGAGGAGATCCAGGGTGATTTGGAACTCGGCTTCCGTTTCGGAAGGGAAACCCGCGATCACGTCGAGCCCAATTGCCGCGTCCGGCCAGGTTTGCAGAATGCTGGCGATCAGTTCCTTGAATTCAGAGGTTTGATAATGTCTGCCCATGCGCTCCAGCACGCTGTCGCAACCGCTTTGAAGAGGGATGTGGAAGTGGGGGCAGAGTTTGTCGCAACGGCTGATTCTCTCTATCAACTCAGGGGTAAAGAGCATTGGCTCGAGCGAACTGAGGCGGACGAGATCAAGTCTATCGAGCTCCTGCAGGGCTTCCACAACCTCAGCCAGGCCGTGGGTTCCATCTCTGTAAAAGCCCAAATTGACTCCACCGAGCACGATCTCGCGGTATCCGTTGGCCACGAAAAGCCGGGCTTGGCCAAGCACATCGGCAAAGCTGGCGGAACGGCTGTTTCCGCGTCCGTAAGGCACCGCGCAGTAGGCGCAGCGGAAATCGCAACCATCCTGTATTTTCTGGAAGGCGCGGCTGTGCTCGACCATCCGGGTCACGGAACGGTAAGCGAAATCCCGACAGAGCATTATGTCCTGAAAGCAGTTGTCTGTCGCATTGAGAAAATGGGCGATATCGGGCTTGTTCTGGTTGTCCACGATTAGGTCTATTGGTCCCAGGTCCCTGATCTCATCAGGGTTGCGCTGGGCAAAGCAGCCGGTCACCACGATCTTCACGGCGGGGTTTTGGGCTTTGCGGGCCAGAGCCTTACGGATAAGGTTGCGGCTCTTGAAATCTGTCCTTCCTGTTACCGTGCAGGTGTTGATGATATAAACATCGGCTTCGTCTGAGAAGGGAACGGCGCTGTATTCGCCAAGCGGGAACTGGGCCGCGATGACAGCGGATTCATAGGCGTTGGTTTTACAGCCCAGCGTGGCTATGGCGACGCGGATCATGTGAATTTCCGACGCAGGAACCTGTAAATCGCCCGGGCGTAGATTCCGTGCTCGATCTCCAGGACCTTGGCGGCGATAGCTTCCGGCGAATGGCAGTCCGAGATGTCAACCTGCCCCTGGGCAATGATTTCGCCGTGGTCATATATAGGGTCAACCAGATGCACGGTGGCGCCGGAAAAGCGCTCTCCGGCGTCGAAAACAGCCTCGTGTACCCTGATGCCGTACATCCCCTGTCCTCCATATTTGGGCAGTAAAGCGGGATGGATGTTCAGCACCGGAATTCCGGTCCGGTCAAGAAAAGCGGGGGAGAGCAGCTTCATGAAACCGGCCAGGGCAATCAGTTCGATCCGTTCCTCAAGGCAAAGCTCCAGCAGCCGGTTTTCAAGGGTCTCCTGGCAGCGCGGATTAAGTATATGGCAGGGCAATCCCAGATCAGAACAGAGCTGCACAACCGGAGCTTTGCCGCTCGAAGCAGTGGCAAAGGCTATCTTCAGCGGCAAGCTGTTCTTGGTAAAAGCCTTGTACAGCGCACGCAGATTGGAGCCGCGGCCATGTCCGCTGGTAAGGACCGCTATTCTCCAGGCTTTAGATGCAACTCTTTCCATTGGATTTCGGGCACCTCAGAAGGCGCGCCGCTCATGAGGTCCGCTGCCTTCAGGGTTTTGGGAAAGGCGATCACGTCGCGGATGGATTCAGCTCCGGTCATGATCATCACCAAACGGTCTATCCCTGGCGCAATGCCGCCATGAGGCGGGGTCCCGTATTTGAGGGCTTCCAGGAAGAAGCCGAAGCGTTCCTTAAGTTCATCTTCGCTGAAGCCCAGGATGTCGAAAATCTTTTTCTGCAGGTCGTAGCGGTGGCAGCGGATGCTGCCGGAGGAAAGCTCCATGCCGTTGCAGACCAGATCGTAGAGTTGGCCGATGATTTGGCCGTATTTTTCAGGCTGGTCCAGCCAGGGAATGTGTTCCTCACGGGGCAGGGAGAACATGTGGTGGGCCGGCTCCCAGCGCTGCTCTTCATCATTGTAGGCGAAAAGCGGGAAATCGGTGATCCAGGCGAAAGAAAACAGGTTTTCCGGGATCAGCTTTTGCCTTATAGCCACTTCGTTTCTAAGGGCTGCCAAGACCTTGGCCGTCATATCGTAAGAATCTGCCACGATGGCGATAAGGTCTCCGGATGCGGCTTCCGTGATTCGGATGATGTCCTTCGCCTCAGCTGGGGTGAGAAACTTGCTGATGCCGGCTTCCAGAGCGCCATCCACCACTTTGGCAAATGCGATGCCCTTGCCGCCGTTATGGCGGGCCACTTCCACCAGTTCGTCCTGCTGTTTGCGGCTGTAATCGGCGCCGCCGGGGATGGCCAGGGCCTTGATCACGCCGCCTGCTTGCAGGGCGCTTTTGAAAACCTGGAACTCAGATCCTCGCAGGCTTTCACTTAGATCCTTCAATTCCAGGCCGAAGCGCAGGTCAGGCTTGTCGCAGCCAAAGCGCTCCATCGCCTCCTGATAGCCCAGACGCGGGAAGGGGAGTTGGATTTCGATATCCAGGACCTCTTTGAATAGACAGGCCAACATGCGTTCCAGAAGGTCGAAAATCTGTCCCTGGGTAACGAAACTAAGTTCGATGTCCAGTTGGGTAAATTCCGGCTGGCGGTCGGCCCGGAGGTCCTCATCGCGGAAGCAGCGTGCGATTTGGAAATAGCGGTCGAAACCGCCAATCATCAGGAGTTGTTTAAACATCTGGGGTGATTGCGGCAAAGCGTAAAATTTGCCCGGCTGGACCCGGCTGGGAACCAGATAGTCGCGCGCGCCTTCAGGTGTGCTCTTCATCAGGATGGGGGTTTCGATTTCGTAAAAACCTTCTTCGCAGAGGAAGTCGCGGATGCTTTTCACGATCCGGTGGCGGGTTAGGATCACCTTTTGCAGCGCGGGACGGCGCAGGTCCAGATAACGGTAGCTGAGTCGCAGGTCCTCTTCGGCCATTGCCACTTCCGTAAGCTGGATGGGCAGAGGCTGACAGTCGTTGAGGATAAAAATGCCGGTGGCGATGATCTCGATCGCACCGGTTGGCAGATTGGGATTGATGTTTTGGGGATCGCGGGCTGAGACGGTGCCGGTGACAGCTACCACATATTCGTTGCGGAGTTTCTCAGCCTTGCGGAAAATCTTCTCCGCTTCAGGCCGGATCACGACCTGCAGCAGGCCTTTCAGGTCGCGCAGATCGATGAAGATAAGGCCACCCAAATCGCGGCGTTTGTTCACCCAACCCATCACGGTGACCGTTTCACCCACGTTTTGGATGGTGAGTTCGCCGCAATAATGTGTTCTCCTGAGATTAGTTAAGTTATCCAACATAATGTGTCACTTTATTCCAGTTAATTGAATTCGTATGTTTTGCTGAGGGATTTGCCCCGTTCCAGATTCACTTTCTGCAGAATAAACCAGCCCAGGATAAAGAAAGCGCCTAGTGAAACTATCGCGTAGCGCTGGTTTCCAGTCACGCGGGTTAGGTTGCCGTAAACGAATGGTCCAACGATCGCTGAAATCCTGCCCACGAGGGTGTAAAAGCCGAAAAACTCAGCCTGCCGGTCCAGCGGGGTAAGAATCGACAGCATGGTGCGGCTGTTGGCCTGGCTGCTGCCGATGGCGAGTCCAGCAACCAGTCCCAAGGCGTAATATTCCTTTGCCGAAGTGCAGAAAAAAGCCCAGGCTACCACCCCGATCCAGACAAGGATGGAGACGCTGAGGGAGAGGCGGACGTTGTATTTGTCGGAAAGCCAGCCAAAGGCCACAGCGCCGATCACCGAGGTTAC comes from the Candidatus Cloacimonadota bacterium genome and includes:
- the aspS gene encoding aspartate--tRNA ligase, which gives rise to MLDNLTNLRRTHYCGELTIQNVGETVTVMGWVNKRRDLGGLIFIDLRDLKGLLQVVIRPEAEKIFRKAEKLRNEYVVAVTGTVSARDPQNINPNLPTGAIEIIATGIFILNDCQPLPIQLTEVAMAEEDLRLSYRYLDLRRPALQKVILTRHRIVKSIRDFLCEEGFYEIETPILMKSTPEGARDYLVPSRVQPGKFYALPQSPQMFKQLLMIGGFDRYFQIARCFRDEDLRADRQPEFTQLDIELSFVTQGQIFDLLERMLACLFKEVLDIEIQLPFPRLGYQEAMERFGCDKPDLRFGLELKDLSESLRGSEFQVFKSALQAGGVIKALAIPGGADYSRKQQDELVEVARHNGGKGIAFAKVVDGALEAGISKFLTPAEAKDIIRITEAASGDLIAIVADSYDMTAKVLAALRNEVAIRQKLIPENLFSFAWITDFPLFAYNDEEQRWEPAHHMFSLPREEHIPWLDQPEKYGQIIGQLYDLVCNGMELSSGSIRCHRYDLQKKIFDILGFSEDELKERFGFFLEALKYGTPPHGGIAPGIDRLVMIMTGAESIRDVIAFPKTLKAADLMSGAPSEVPEIQWKELHLKPGE
- the mtaB gene encoding tRNA (N(6)-L-threonylcarbamoyladenosine(37)-C(2))-methylthiotransferase MtaB, whose amino-acid sequence is MIRVAIATLGCKTNAYESAVIAAQFPLGEYSAVPFSDEADVYIINTCTVTGRTDFKSRNLIRKALARKAQNPAVKIVVTGCFAQRNPDEIRDLGPIDLIVDNQNKPDIAHFLNATDNCFQDIMLCRDFAYRSVTRMVEHSRAFQKIQDGCDFRCAYCAVPYGRGNSRSASFADVLGQARLFVANGYREIVLGGVNLGFYRDGTHGLAEVVEALQELDRLDLVRLSSLEPMLFTPELIERISRCDKLCPHFHIPLQSGCDSVLERMGRHYQTSEFKELIASILQTWPDAAIGLDVIAGFPSETEAEFQITLDLLSELDIAYLHAFTFSRRWGTPADTLPGQIPNLVKNRRVKQLTALSDAKKRAYTQMLLESKTPLRGVCEKVANGLATCLSDHFIRAYAAGDYTPGSLLKGIPSKLWEDGLLLEPTPGQI
- a CDS encoding phosphoribosylglycinamide formyltransferase, giving the protein MERVASKAWRIAVLTSGHGRGSNLRALYKAFTKNSLPLKIAFATASSGKAPVVQLCSDLGLPCHILNPRCQETLENRLLELCLEERIELIALAGFMKLLSPAFLDRTGIPVLNIHPALLPKYGGQGMYGIRVHEAVFDAGERFSGATVHLVDPIYDHGEIIAQGQVDISDCHSPEAIAAKVLEIEHGIYARAIYRFLRRKFT
- a CDS encoding T9SS type A sorting domain-containing protein, with amino-acid sequence KLRFAILLILPFMPLSLIYAVNDMPIVAFFQGEHHQSSFGRSMVSLDFNHDGYDDLAICSSGYGYIYPGTIHRGHGKLYIYFGTNGFNSNTSPALTYEGTYDSTRVGRQIKGIFRVGDVSGDGFDDLCVYVEDHISWNESYKKLLFFYGGTANLDNPDYVIELFGSVYQFGWVYRLGDFNGDGCEDMGFDYMHYPSYQIRQSIIYGGSFQEKVVSNGEASYSYSCSIHGIGDINNDGYADFTTAFATPATNPTHNLIRLYYGNAAGNIDNPITLIYCQYGVSRGSKPLGDMNGDGYDDFMGYITDEGMHAWLGGTNINYAVPDFDMDPPWYGGEFQRSLEHGDFNNDGYEDAVGAKFGSGFAVWLGKQNVNGTADYIQYNPGYENYGYSLVTGDFNADGYDDIAIAASHEYDPWPSGNFNGYVWVYGGNAELEDTTVGVEDYLTPAVGAPERLRVFPNPARTGDVVTLSYEGAPPLKSEHCEVRLFNIKGQELYSGRASRHHKGQGFDLSKEALDRLPAGIYLISLNPGNGKTATARLVVAE